One window of Halopseudomonas maritima genomic DNA carries:
- a CDS encoding pilus assembly PilX family protein — translation MTSFSGVRQRGIALFVSLIFLLLLTIVGVAGMKSATMQEKMSGNARLKNESFQEAEAGLREGEGFIAAVANEAALAACAQCVGAGCQTPDFSNVAVAPGTCGVWVAAGGGSFYQIQKLGTSSAAVNVDLGETVTLYRVTAVATVGNTTTAVESVYAQN, via the coding sequence ATGACCAGCTTTAGTGGTGTTAGGCAACGAGGTATTGCTTTGTTCGTGAGCCTGATATTTCTGTTGTTGCTTACCATCGTAGGCGTGGCTGGGATGAAGAGCGCCACGATGCAAGAAAAAATGTCTGGTAATGCGCGATTGAAGAATGAAAGTTTTCAAGAGGCTGAAGCAGGGCTTCGAGAGGGAGAAGGTTTCATCGCCGCGGTTGCTAATGAGGCGGCATTGGCTGCCTGCGCACAGTGTGTTGGAGCGGGATGTCAAACTCCGGATTTCAGCAACGTCGCTGTAGCTCCAGGTACATGTGGCGTCTGGGTTGCCGCGGGAGGAGGGTCGTTCTACCAGATACAGAAGCTGGGCACTTCTAGTGCTGCTGTGAATGTGGATCTTGGCGAGACGGTTACTCTGTACAGGGTGACTGCTGTCGCGACCGTGGGTAATACAACAACCGCCGTAGAGAGCGTATATGCGCAGAACTAA
- a CDS encoding prepilin-type N-terminal cleavage/methylation domain-containing protein → MDKRNVCDKQAGISVVEMLVALALGLILVLGVVQLFTSSKRTYQIQDAAAKLQEDGRYVLTRMSQELRMAGMFGCLAASNIANRPAAFDDPIEWDNGTGTLRIVTSNATRGVGTTTNADWTLVTDCRTNATVQAGVAAPGAGQVALPVRLVEYRFDADAGELLFRGGGAGAFTTLMSGVQSMNVSFGLAAAVEDSYVSGNYVAGAAVPNPELIRSVRIEIVLEDSEGLVSDQPYSVAVALRNRSI, encoded by the coding sequence ATGGATAAACGTAACGTATGTGATAAGCAGGCAGGTATCAGTGTTGTTGAAATGCTGGTCGCCTTAGCTTTGGGCCTTATTCTGGTGCTTGGTGTGGTTCAGCTTTTTACTAGCAGCAAGCGGACCTATCAGATTCAGGATGCCGCTGCGAAACTACAGGAGGATGGGCGGTATGTTCTCACTCGCATGAGCCAAGAGCTGAGAATGGCGGGGATGTTTGGTTGTCTAGCTGCGAGTAATATTGCGAACCGTCCTGCCGCATTTGATGATCCTATCGAGTGGGATAACGGGACAGGCACCCTTCGAATCGTAACGTCGAATGCAACCCGTGGGGTGGGCACTACAACTAACGCAGATTGGACGTTGGTCACGGACTGTCGTACCAATGCGACGGTGCAGGCAGGGGTTGCAGCTCCCGGGGCCGGTCAGGTAGCCCTGCCTGTCCGGCTGGTCGAGTACCGGTTTGATGCCGATGCGGGCGAGCTGCTTTTTCGTGGCGGTGGGGCAGGTGCCTTCACCACATTGATGTCTGGCGTTCAATCGATGAACGTTAGTTTTGGGTTGGCTGCAGCGGTTGAGGACTCCTATGTGTCGGGTAACTACGTAGCAGGGGCAGCTGTGCCTAACCCTGAGCTTATTCGTAGTGTACGTATTGAGATAGTTCTGGAGGATTCGGAAGGCTTGGTTTCTGATCAACCATACTCTGTTGCTGTCGCGCTACGTAACCGTTCTATTTGA
- the pilV gene encoding type IV pilus modification protein PilV, with the protein MIAVFVLAIGLLGAAGMQLSALKYTDSSRMNSQASFIVYDIIDRIRANADPVQLPQYAIASLAAVPGAAASIRDQDLIDFARNLNSLPSPEARIAVNGTQVAVTVSWSEARAAGNDEAGQASMGSFSVTTNVSVTAP; encoded by the coding sequence ATGATCGCAGTCTTTGTTTTGGCGATCGGGTTGCTTGGAGCGGCAGGAATGCAGCTAAGTGCCCTCAAGTACACCGATAGCTCAAGAATGAATTCTCAGGCGAGTTTTATAGTCTACGACATTATTGATCGAATACGTGCGAATGCGGATCCTGTGCAGTTGCCTCAGTACGCGATCGCAAGCTTGGCAGCCGTACCGGGTGCTGCAGCTTCGATCCGAGACCAAGACTTGATTGATTTTGCGAGAAACCTGAATTCGCTACCAAGCCCCGAAGCGCGTATCGCAGTTAACGGCACTCAGGTCGCTGTGACTGTAAGCTGGTCAGAGGCAAGGGCTGCCGGAAATGATGAGGCGGGGCAGGCTAGTATGGGGTCGTTCTCTGTCACAACGAACGTGTCGGTTACTGCACCCTGA
- a CDS encoding GspH/FimT family pseudopilin translates to MRSVKGFTLIELMVALVILAIGLSLGSIAFTGSLERTRADSDANELLHVLSWARLQAINSSSTVTISALTDDNWAQDISVELNGQVIRSLPGFRNGAVVAATGDVDEVAFDALGGLGSPANAVTFTYTLGEQTRTVLLCPTGRAQAGGAC, encoded by the coding sequence ATGAGAAGTGTGAAAGGCTTCACTCTGATTGAGTTAATGGTGGCGCTTGTGATTCTTGCGATTGGGCTTTCGCTTGGTTCTATTGCTTTCACCGGGTCTTTGGAGAGAACGCGGGCAGACTCGGATGCTAATGAGCTGTTGCATGTATTGAGTTGGGCTAGGCTGCAAGCGATCAATAGTAGCTCGACAGTGACCATCTCTGCATTGACCGATGATAACTGGGCGCAGGATATTTCGGTTGAGCTGAATGGCCAGGTTATTAGAAGTCTTCCTGGATTTCGAAACGGTGCGGTGGTTGCCGCTACAGGCGATGTGGATGAGGTCGCGTTTGACGCGCTCGGCGGATTGGGTAGTCCGGCCAATGCTGTAACCTTCACATACACCCTTGGTGAGCAGACGCGAACTGTGTTGTTGTGTCCTACCGGGCGTGCTCAGGCTGGGGGGGCTTGCTAA
- a CDS encoding GspH/FimT family pseudopilin — translation MKRNGFTLTELLVAVALLGILVSIGMPSLSSLIDQHRLDSAQDALERSIRFTRNEAIERNEPVVMLPMAGDWNSGWQVFVDRDNNLALGAGDVLLLENQAALLSSVAASGQLQSYLRYNALGESERVYGGFLAGSFRLCPPDLAQHGRQLIINRVGRLRTESRQFDARQCAATP, via the coding sequence ATGAAACGGAATGGATTTACGCTGACCGAACTGCTGGTCGCCGTGGCCTTGCTGGGCATTTTAGTGAGTATTGGCATGCCGTCGTTGAGCAGCCTGATTGACCAGCATCGCCTGGACAGCGCGCAGGACGCGCTGGAGCGCAGCATTCGGTTTACGCGGAACGAGGCTATCGAGCGCAACGAGCCGGTGGTGATGTTGCCGATGGCGGGGGACTGGAACAGCGGCTGGCAGGTGTTTGTCGACCGGGATAACAACCTTGCACTTGGCGCCGGTGACGTTCTGTTGCTGGAAAATCAGGCGGCATTGCTGTCTAGCGTCGCCGCCAGCGGTCAACTGCAAAGCTACCTGCGCTACAACGCGCTGGGCGAGTCGGAGCGGGTGTACGGTGGCTTTCTGGCCGGCAGCTTTCGGCTTTGCCCGCCAGATTTGGCACAGCACGGCCGACAGCTGATCATCAATCGTGTCGGGCGCCTGCGCACAGAATCTCGTCAATTTGACGCACGGCAGTGCGCAGCCACGCCATGA
- the argJ gene encoding bifunctional glutamate N-acetyltransferase/amino-acid acetyltransferase ArgJ, which produces MPVGLGPLPALHPVSGFRLGIASAGIKRVGRKDVVVMEAAPGSSIAGVFTRNAFCAAPVTLCRQRLAGSPQYLLVNTGNANAGTGKPGMQAAERTCEALAEKVGCEAAQVLPFSTGVIGELLPADKVIAALPAALADLAEDNWAHAAEGIMTTDTQPKGCSRRIEIAGQVITITGISKGAGMIRPNMATMLGYIATDAPVAQPLLQALLHEAANLSFNRITIDGDTSTNDSCMLVATGKADIPLIDSPDAQGYEELATAIKDVMLTLAQAIVRDGEGATKFVTIRVNGGANNDECLDVAYAVAHSPLIKTALFASDPNWGRILAAVGYAGVPDLDVEKIDVYLDDVCITRQGGRAAEYEESQGARVMAQPEITIRIELGRGEVNETLWTTDLSHEYVRINAEYRT; this is translated from the coding sequence ATGCCTGTTGGTCTCGGCCCGTTACCTGCGTTGCACCCTGTCTCTGGTTTTCGTTTGGGTATCGCCTCCGCTGGCATCAAGCGTGTTGGTCGCAAGGATGTAGTGGTCATGGAGGCTGCGCCGGGCTCCAGCATTGCTGGCGTGTTTACCCGCAATGCCTTTTGTGCTGCGCCCGTCACCCTGTGCCGCCAGCGACTGGCAGGTTCGCCCCAGTACCTGCTGGTCAATACCGGTAATGCCAACGCCGGCACCGGCAAGCCAGGTATGCAGGCGGCTGAGCGCACCTGTGAGGCGCTGGCCGAGAAGGTCGGGTGTGAAGCAGCCCAAGTGCTGCCGTTCAGCACGGGTGTGATTGGCGAGCTGTTGCCTGCCGACAAAGTGATCGCAGCGTTGCCGGCCGCCCTGGCCGACTTGGCTGAAGATAACTGGGCGCACGCCGCGGAAGGCATCATGACCACCGATACCCAACCCAAGGGTTGCAGTCGGCGTATTGAGATTGCTGGCCAGGTCATCACGATCACTGGTATTTCCAAGGGCGCTGGTATGATTCGCCCGAATATGGCGACCATGCTGGGCTATATCGCGACCGATGCGCCGGTAGCGCAGCCGCTACTGCAAGCGTTGCTGCATGAGGCCGCCAACCTGTCGTTCAACCGCATTACCATTGATGGCGACACCAGCACTAATGACTCCTGCATGCTGGTTGCTACCGGTAAGGCGGATATCCCGCTGATCGATAGCCCCGATGCCCAGGGCTACGAGGAGCTGGCAACCGCCATCAAGGATGTGATGCTGACACTGGCGCAGGCTATTGTGCGTGACGGTGAAGGGGCGACCAAGTTCGTAACCATTCGGGTCAACGGTGGCGCCAACAACGATGAGTGTTTGGACGTCGCTTATGCAGTGGCGCACTCCCCGCTGATCAAAACCGCGCTGTTTGCCTCTGACCCGAACTGGGGGCGCATCCTGGCCGCGGTTGGCTATGCTGGCGTACCTGATCTGGATGTCGAGAAAATCGACGTTTATCTGGATGACGTCTGCATTACCCGTCAGGGTGGTCGTGCGGCCGAGTACGAAGAGTCTCAGGGCGCCCGCGTGATGGCGCAGCCAGAAATCACCATTCGCATCGAGCTGGGTCGCGGCGAGGTCAATGAAACCTTGTGGACGACCGATCTCTCCCACGAGTACGTGCGGATTAACGCCGAGTACCGGACCTGA
- the secA gene encoding preprotein translocase subunit SecA: protein MFAPLVRKLLGSKNDRELKRMGKVVVAINALEESLNALSDEQLTAKTAEFKQRLADGATLDQLLPEAFAVVREASKRVMGMRHFDVQLIGGMTLHEGKIAEMKTGEGKTLVATLPVYLNALAGKGVHVVTVNDYLASRDANTMRPLYEFLGMSVGVVVPQQDPQQKRAAYQCDITYGTNNELGFDYLRDNMAFRLEDKFQREPYFAVVDEVDSILIDEARTPLIISGPAEDSSQLYAAINKLIPQLKRGQAAEEAVEAVDGHYLIDEKARQVELTESGHQFIEDLLVREKLLNEGDSLYAAQNLGLLHHVNSALRAHTLFHRNVEYIVQNNQVLLVDEHTGRTMPGRRLSEGLHQAIEAKEGLQIQAESQTLASTTFQNYFRLYQKLAGMTGTADTEAFEFRQIYGLDVLVIPTNKPMVRKDYNDLVYLSIEEKFAAIVTDIKHCMEQGRPVLVGTASIESSEVVAQLLNREKVPHKVLNAKFHEKEAEIVAQAGRPGAVTIATNMAGRGTDIILGGNWEAEVAALENPTEQQVAQIKDEWQLRHQQVLEAGGLHIIACERHESRRIDNQLRGRAGRQGDPGSSRFYLSLEDNLMRIFASDRVKNFMKALGMEKGEAIEHRMVTNAIEKAQRKVEGRNFDIRKQLLEYDDVANEQRKVIYGQRNSILASETVEETIAAIRQDVVTDMVAMHMPAGSLPEQWDIDGLEKALAGELGLQLPVQQWLDEDERLQEQGVAERVLDALVSAYREKEELAGAGALRTFEKQMLLRVLDDLWKEHLATMDHLRQGIHLRGYAQKNPKQEYKREAFNLFQELLETLKRDTIRVLSHVQVRREDPAEEEARLRRQAEEMQRRMQFKHEEVNAVAAESEAAQEPQQAAAPQTREGPKVGRNDPCPCGSGKKYKHCHGQIS from the coding sequence ATGTTTGCGCCGTTAGTCAGAAAGCTGTTGGGAAGCAAGAACGATCGTGAATTGAAGCGCATGGGCAAGGTGGTTGTCGCCATCAATGCTCTGGAGGAGAGCTTGAATGCACTGAGCGACGAACAGTTAACGGCGAAAACGGCAGAGTTCAAACAGCGCCTGGCCGATGGCGCGACACTCGACCAATTGCTGCCCGAGGCGTTCGCGGTGGTTCGCGAAGCCAGTAAGCGGGTAATGGGCATGCGCCATTTCGACGTCCAGTTGATTGGTGGCATGACCTTGCACGAAGGCAAGATCGCCGAGATGAAAACCGGTGAGGGTAAAACCCTGGTGGCTACCTTGCCGGTTTACCTCAATGCGCTGGCCGGTAAGGGTGTACACGTAGTCACCGTCAACGATTACTTGGCCAGTCGTGACGCTAACACCATGCGCCCGCTCTATGAGTTTCTGGGCATGAGTGTTGGCGTCGTCGTACCTCAGCAGGACCCACAGCAAAAGCGCGCCGCCTACCAGTGCGATATCACCTACGGCACCAATAACGAGTTGGGCTTTGATTACCTGCGCGACAATATGGCGTTCCGACTGGAAGACAAGTTTCAGCGCGAGCCCTATTTTGCCGTGGTCGATGAAGTTGACTCGATTCTGATCGACGAAGCCCGTACGCCCTTGATCATTTCCGGTCCGGCTGAAGACAGCTCTCAGCTGTATGCGGCCATCAACAAGCTGATTCCCCAGCTCAAGCGCGGCCAGGCTGCTGAAGAGGCTGTTGAGGCGGTCGATGGCCATTACCTGATCGACGAGAAGGCGCGTCAGGTTGAGCTAACCGAAAGCGGCCACCAGTTTATCGAAGACCTGCTGGTGCGCGAGAAACTGCTGAATGAGGGCGACAGCCTTTACGCCGCGCAAAATCTCGGTCTGCTGCATCACGTCAACTCCGCGCTGCGGGCCCATACCCTGTTCCATCGCAACGTCGAATACATCGTGCAGAACAACCAGGTGTTGCTGGTCGACGAGCACACCGGGCGCACCATGCCGGGGCGTCGTCTGTCCGAGGGCCTGCACCAGGCCATTGAGGCGAAGGAAGGGTTGCAGATCCAGGCCGAGAGCCAGACGCTGGCGTCCACCACCTTCCAGAACTACTTCCGCCTGTATCAGAAGCTGGCCGGCATGACCGGTACAGCGGATACGGAGGCCTTCGAGTTTCGGCAGATCTATGGCCTGGACGTGCTGGTCATCCCGACTAACAAGCCGATGGTGCGCAAGGATTACAACGATCTGGTCTATCTCAGCATCGAAGAGAAGTTTGCTGCGATTGTTACCGACATCAAGCACTGCATGGAGCAAGGGCGCCCGGTGCTGGTAGGTACCGCCTCAATCGAATCCTCCGAGGTTGTGGCACAGTTGCTGAACCGCGAAAAAGTGCCGCACAAGGTGCTGAACGCAAAATTCCACGAGAAAGAAGCCGAAATTGTGGCTCAGGCCGGTCGGCCTGGCGCGGTGACCATTGCTACCAACATGGCCGGTCGTGGTACTGACATTATCCTCGGTGGTAATTGGGAGGCCGAGGTGGCTGCCCTGGAGAACCCCACAGAGCAGCAAGTCGCGCAAATCAAAGATGAGTGGCAGCTTCGTCACCAGCAGGTGCTGGAAGCCGGCGGCCTGCACATCATCGCCTGCGAACGTCACGAATCCCGCCGTATCGATAACCAGCTGCGTGGCCGTGCCGGTCGTCAGGGCGACCCGGGCTCCAGCCGCTTCTACCTGTCGCTGGAAGATAACCTGATGCGTATCTTTGCCTCTGACCGGGTGAAGAACTTCATGAAAGCCCTGGGCATGGAGAAGGGCGAGGCCATCGAGCACCGCATGGTCACCAACGCCATTGAGAAGGCGCAGCGCAAAGTTGAGGGGCGCAACTTCGACATCCGGAAGCAATTGCTGGAATACGACGACGTTGCGAACGAACAGCGTAAGGTGATTTACGGCCAGCGTAATTCCATTTTGGCCAGCGAGACGGTCGAGGAAACCATTGCTGCCATCCGCCAGGACGTGGTGACCGACATGGTCGCCATGCACATGCCAGCTGGCAGTCTGCCCGAGCAGTGGGATATCGACGGCCTTGAGAAGGCCCTGGCTGGCGAGCTGGGTCTGCAGCTTCCTGTTCAACAATGGCTGGATGAAGACGAGAGGCTGCAAGAGCAGGGCGTCGCTGAGCGCGTTCTGGACGCGTTGGTTTCAGCCTACCGCGAGAAGGAAGAACTGGCTGGTGCTGGGGCACTGCGTACTTTCGAGAAGCAGATGCTGCTGCGGGTGCTGGATGATCTCTGGAAAGAGCATTTGGCGACCATGGATCACTTGCGCCAGGGTATTCATCTGCGTGGCTATGCGCAGAAGAACCCCAAGCAGGAATACAAGCGCGAAGCCTTTAACCTGTTCCAGGAATTGCTGGAGACGCTCAAGCGCGACACCATTCGTGTTCTGAGCCATGTGCAGGTGCGTCGTGAGGATCCGGCGGAGGAAGAGGCGCGTTTGCGTCGCCAGGCCGAGGAAATGCAGCGCCGCATGCAGTTCAAGCACGAAGAGGTCAATGCTGTTGCTGCCGAAAGCGAGGCAGCACAAGAGCCGCAGCAAGCCGCCGCACCGCAAACCCGCGAAGGGCCAAAGGTGGGCCGAAATGATCCGTGCCCCTGTGGCTCCGGCAAGAAGTACAAGCACTGTCACGGACAGATTAGCTAA